GCGCCGCCCTTATTTAGCCGAGAAGTTCGGCGAGATCCGCATCAGGGGTGGTGATGGGTGCGATGTTGTAGTTCTCCACCAGGTAGTTGAGGACGTTGGGCGTGACGAACGCGGGCAGGGTCGGTCCGAGTTTGATGTTTTTGATGCCCAGGGCGAGCAGGGAGAGCAGAATGGCCACGGCCTTCTGTTCATACCAGGACAGGACCAGGGAAAGCGGCAGGTCGTTGACGCCGCATTCAAAGGCATCCGCCAGAGCCAGAGCGATCTGCACGGCGGAATAGGCATCGTTGCACTGGCCGATGTCGAGCAGACGGGGAATGCCTCCGATATCGCCGAGCTTCTTGTCAAAGAAACGGAATTTGCCGCAGGCCAGGGTCAGGATAACCGTGTCCGCCGGGGCCTTTTCCACGAATTCCGTGTAGTAGTTGCGGCCGGGCTTTGCGCCGTCACAACCGCCCACCAGGAAGAAGTGCCTGATCTTGCCAGCCTTGACCGCATCGATAACGGTTCCGGCCACGGACATGACGGCATTCCGGGCAAAGCCAGTCATTACCGATCCCTTATCGATATCCTCTTTAAATCCTTCCATTGAAAGAGCTTTTTCAATAACAGGCGTGAAATCGTCATTGCCCACATGCACAGCGCCGGGCCAGCCGACCAGGCCGGTGGTAAAGATGGCGTCAATGTAGTTTTTCGGGTCCTGGATGCAGTTGGTGGTCATGAGAATGGCACCGGGGAACTCGGCGAATTCCTTCTTCTGATTCTGCCAGGCAGTGCCGTAGTGACCGGCCAGGTGCGCATATTTCTTCAGTTCGGGATAGCCATGGCAGGGCAGCATCTCGCCGTGGGTATAGACGTTGATGCACTTGCCCTCGGTCTGCTTGAGCAGGGTTTCGAGGTCCTTGAGGTCGTGACCGGAAACAAGGATAGCCTTGCCTGCGGAGGGTCCGAGCTTGACTTCGGTGGGTTCGGGATGGCCATAGGTGGAGGTGTTGGCGTCGTCCAGCAGCTCCATGGCGCGGATGTTGATGCGGCCGCATTCCAGCGCGGCCTCGACGCACTGCTCCAGGGTCAGGTCGGTGGACAGGGTGGCAACGAGCAGACCTTGAATCTTGGCGTAGAGTTCATTGTCCTCCTTGCCGAGAATGGCGGCGTGATCGGCGTAGGCGGCCACGCCCTTGAGACCGTAAGTCAGGGTCTGCTTGAGAGACTTGAGGTCCGCGTTGGGTTCCGGGTCGTTTTCAACGCCGAACCCCTTGCCCTGAAGGACCATGCCGGAGAGATCGGCAGCGGGCATGAACACGGCCGGGCCGTCAAATGCAACACCGGAGACCTTTGCCTTGAGTCCGTCACGCAGGGCCACACATTCATTGATGAGGGCGACGAAACGGGCGTCGTCGAAGTTGACGTTGGTCAGGGTGGAAAAAACCGCCTTGACCGTGAAGAGGTTCACTTTCGGGTCTTCGATGCCGGCATTGCGTGCGGCAATGGCCACCTGGGAAAGCCCCTTGGTCACATAAAGAAGAAGGTCCTGAAGAGTGGCGGTATTATCTGTTTTACCACACACGCCGACTTTGGTGCAGCCGCCTTTGGCAGCCTGTTCACATTGATAACAAAACATGGTTACTCCTTTGTTTTGGTAAATTCGCGTTCGATGGGTCAAGGAATAAACCAAACCGGAACGACTCAGTATGACTTGAGTCAAAAAGCTGCGATAAAACGCCCTTCTTTGATTTTTTTTGCCCAGGTTTTCTTTCTTCCACAGGAATGGTAGAAGTCAGGCATTCCGCAACATCTTGACATGTCTTTGTATTTCGGAGGAACAATGCAGACCAAAGTGGACCATCTGGTGATAGCGGCCACGGACATCGACCGGGGCGTGGACTATGCCGAATCACTGCTGGGCGTACAGATGCCCAAGGGAGGGGTGCATGAAAAAATGGGCACCCACAACCACCTGATGCAGTTGGGCGATGCGCTTTTTCTGGAGGTCATCGCCATCAACCCCCAAGGCGAACCGCCCACGAGACCGCGCTGGTTCGGCCTGGACGACCCGTTTGTACGGGCACGGCTTGATCGTGAACCCGCCTTCCTGGCCTGGGTGGTGAATACCGACGACATCCACACCCTCATGGCTCAATCCGCAATCTCCCTTGGACGGGCGGAATCCGTCAGCCGCGGCGACCTCAACTGGCAGTTCGGCCTGCCCTCCGATGGTCGGCTCCTGGCCGGCGGCATGATCCCGTATGTCATCCAGTGGGGAACCGGAGAGCATCCCGCCGCCCGGATGGCGGACCTCGGCTGCCGCCTGATCGGTCTGGACATTCACCACCCCTATCCCGAGTGGATCGGAGCAGTGCTGAATTCCATCGGCCCCGTGGGCATGGTGCAGGTACACAAGGCCGCGTCCGGCACGCCACCCTACATGACGGCCAGCATCGACACCCCCGCAGGCATCCGGCTGCTCAGCAGCAGGCAAGACAAGGGATGCTGACAGCCAAAGGAAATGTGATCCTTTATGTATTTCATATGTTGATTGCCCCCGACAAGGGTATTGACGCATCCCGCTTTATTAATCCCCGCCCTTTTGATAGGGATGGTCAACACTCCTATAATCAGGAACCGCCATGCAATGCCGCATCCGTTCATACGCACTGAGCCTTGCTTTGACCGCCGCCTTGCTGCTGGCGGTACTTGCCACTCCCGGTTTTGCCAATCCCCTGGGGAAAAAGCAGATATTCCTGCTCAACTCCCATCATCACAACTTCAAGTGGAACGAAGAAATCTACCAGGGCCTGACAACGGCACTCATCTCCCGCGAGACCGGCACCGTTCTGCATGCAGAGAACACGGACACCAAGCGTGTGGAGTTCAACGAACAACACGAACGGCAACTCGAAGAAGTATTCGAGCACAAATACGGCAGCAAGGATCTGGACCTGATCATGGTCACGGACAACAATGCCTTCACATTCATGCGCCGCTTTCATTCGATATTGTTCCCCGACGTTCCCGTGATCTTCTGTGGGGTGAAATTCTTCCGGGACGGACTGCTCGACGGCCACCCTCGGTTCACGGGCATGACCGAAACCCTCGACGCCCTCGGCCCCCTGGACCGGGCACTGATATTCCAACCCAAGACACAGGACATATTCACCATCACCGACAACACCCCTACGGGTGTACCCATGGCCCAAGCCGGAAGCCTGCCTCGCGACCTCCCGGTCATCCGCCATGCCTTCTTCACACCCGGTTTCGATTATGTGCAGATGGAAAAACTCAACATCCGCCTGACCGACCTGCCTGAGAACAACGTCATCATCAAACACACAAGCTCTTTCTATTCGGAACATCCCGATCTCATCCTGATCGGAGCGGGTTTTGCCGCCGTCCAATCCATGATCATCCTGGCCCTGGTTTTCAACATCAACCGCAGACGCCAGGCGGAAAGACAACTGCGCAGTGTCCAGCGCACACTTGAAGAACGTGTCCGGGAACGCACCAGCAAGCTGCGGGACTCGGAAGAGGCCCTGCGGACCGTTTTCGACAGCTCGCACGACGCCGTCATCATCCTTGACAGCCAGGGGGAAATACTGGAGGTGAACCGGCGCATGATTGAAATGTTCGGGCTCGGCGACATGGACCCAAATGATGTTTCCATCGCCAATGACATCTCCAGCCGGGACAACCCCTTCTACCAGACGCAGACCATCCTGCACGACGTCGTCAACGGAGCATCCCAGAATTTCGAATGGCGAGCCAAGCGGATCAAAGATGACCAGCTGTTCGACGTGGAGGTCAACCTCACCCGCATAGTGTATCGTGGCCAGGACGCCATTCTGGCCAATATCCGGGACATCTCGGTTCGCAAGGAGTCGGAAAACAACATCCGCCAAAACCTGACCAAATTCGAGGCCATCCTGGACAACTCCCTGATGGGCATCGCCATGTCCATCGGCCGCAAGCTCGTGACCATCAATCGCCGTGGCGCGGAAATATTCGGGTACAAGCCGGAAGAGCTCCTGGGCAACAGCCTCGACCTGCTCCTGGGCCACTACCAGACCGAGAACGAATTCGTCCAGGCGACCAAGACTGCCCTGCGTGAACGGGGAGAATTCAACTCGGAACAGGCTTTCAGGAGCAAAAACGGTTCCACGGTCTGGTGCCGCATGTACGCCAAGACCGTTGATCCCGAAAGCCTGCGCAAGGGTGTCATCTGGGCCTGGGACGACGTCACGGATAGCCGCAGAGCCCAGGAGGACCTGTTGCGTACCCGCGAGGACGCCGAAGCCGCCAACAGGGCCAAATCCGAATTCCTGGCGGCCATGAGCCACGAGATCAGGACGCCCATGAACGCCATCGTGGGCATGACCGACATAACGCTGCAGACCGACCTGACCGACAACCAGCGGGACTACCTCAAAACCGTCAAGGACTCCGCACAGCACCTGCTCTCCATCATCAACGACATCCTCGACCTGTCCAAGATCGAAGCCCGCAAGCTGGAGCTGGACTGCGTGGACTTCGACCTGTCTTTCCATGTCAGGGCTACCATGAAAGGCCTGGAACTCCAGGCTCGGCAGAAAGGGTTGAACATGATCCTGGAAATAGACGAGGATCTCCAGCAGTGCGTCAAGGGCGACCCCTTGTCCGTGCGGCAGGTGCTCGTCAATCTGGTGGGCAATGCCATCAAGTTCACGCATAGAGGCACCATCACCGTCCGGGTTTTGCCTGCAAAGGTGCCCATACTGCCGGACAAGGACAGCCGTACACTGGGGGTCTCCTTTGAGGTGGAAGACACCGGCATCGGCATCCCCCGCGAATTCATGGGCACCCTCTTCCAGAGCTTTTCCCAATCCACCCGAGCCTTTGGCGGCACCGGCCTGGGCCTGGCCATCTGCAAGGAGCTCATTTCGCTCATGGGCGGCGACATACAGGTCACCTCCACCGTGGGCAAAGGCAGCGTCTTCTCGTTCACCGTCTGGTTCCAGCCCGGCGTATACTGCCCCCTGCCTGTCGAGGATACCCGCGGCCTGCCCGATGCGCCCACCCGACCCGTCCGCATTCTGGTGGCGGAAGACAACGACGTCAACGTCATGGTCACCACCCTCAAGCTCGAGGACCTCGGTTACTCCTATGCCGTGGCCGGAACCGGCCTCGAGGTTCTGGACCTGCTCAAGCGCGAGGCCTTCGACCTCATCCTCATGGACATTGAAATGCCCGTTCTGGACGGCATCTCCACCACCAAGGCCATCCGCTCGGCCATACCGGGTGGCCCCATTCCCGACCCGACCATCCCCATCGTCGGTGTTACGGCCCACGCCCTCAAGGAGTTCAGGGACAAAAGCCTGGAGGCAGGCATGGACGACTATGTGGCCAAGCCCGTGGACTTCCACGAACTGGCCATGATCATCAACAGATTGATCGGCTCCCTGCCCGTGCCGCCCAAAGCAATGACTCCCGCCGAAACAATCCCCTCTCCTCCAAGGGAACCCCTGGCAACAAATCTCGAATCAGTCCCGACCTGGACCCCGGATGCGGCCATGAAAAACCTCGGAGTGGACAAGACCACCTTCACGGATTTCCTGGCCACCGCCCAAACCGAACTGCTTGTCATGACGAAAGAGCTTCACCAGGCTTTTGACTCTATGGACATGGATCTCTCCCGGGAACTGGCACGCACGCTCAAATCCGTCTGCGTGGCCATAGGAGCCAACCCGGCGGCCTTGGCAGCCTCGGTGTTCATGGATGCCTGCCAGGGCATGGGCGACCCTGGCGAAACACTCGAAAAATTCAAAGTCGAAATAGCTTCTCTCCTGAAAATCATGGACGAAAACCCATAGTATCCCTATGGTTTGACACAGTAAGACTGGCGAGGGAGGTTCGACCATGTCCGACAATGACTACAGTGAGTTACGAAAATTTGTGGCACCTGAATTCGTGTTCGGCGCGGGCGCGGCCATGCTGGTGGGACAATATGCCGCCAACCTGTCCATAAAAAAGGCGTTGGTCGTAACCGACCCTGTACTCGAATCCATCGGCTGTTTGGGCAGAATCGTGGACCGCCTCCGGGAAGAAGGGGTAAATTGCACTGTCTTCTCCGACATCACGCCCAACCCTCGACATGCCGAAGTCATGGCCGGGGCCGAAGTCTACCGCAGGGAAGGATGTGATGCCATCGTGGCTGTGGGAGGAGGCTCTCCCATGGATTGCGCCAAGGCCATCGGCATCGTCTGCACCAACAATCGGCATGTGCTCGAATTCGAGGGTGTAGACAACGTCGAACGCCCCGGACCACCGCTCATATGCATTCCCACCACGGCCGGAACCGCTGCCGACATTTCCCAGTTCTGCATCATCAACAACACGGACCGACACGTAAAGATCGCCATTGTTTCCAAGACCATGGTGCCGGATCTGGCCCTCATCGACCCTCTGCTTACCCTGACCATGGGGGAGGATCTGACCGCCCATACCGGACTGGACGCCTTGACCCATGCCTTTGAGGCCTTTGTCTCAAACGCCTCGTCCCCCATCACCGACCTGAACGCCATGGAAGCCGTGCGCCTGGTCAATGAACACCTGCTTGCCGCCGTGCAACGGCCAGACGACATGGAGGCCAGGACCGGCATGATGCTCGCTTCCACCCATGCGGGGCTGGCCTTTTCCAATGCCATTCTCGGCGCGGTCCATGCCATGGCGCACAGTCTCGGAGGGTTGCTGGACGTGCCCCATGGCTTGTGCAACGCCATTCTGCTGGACCATGTCGTCGAATACAACTTCGCTTCGGAACCGGAAAAATACCGCAAACTCGGTCTGGCACTGGGCGCGCCCATTCCACAAGACGCCCCCTTGGACGCAGCACGGGAGGAAACCCTGAATGCGATTCGTTCCCTCAAGCAGTCCGTGGGCATCAAGGACAATCTGTACCAACTGGGGATGACCGAGGCCGTTCTGCCGCTTCTGGCGGAAAATTCCCTGGCAGACGCCTGTATGCTGACCAATCCGAAACAACCGACGACAAATGAACTCATCGAATTATTCAGACAAGCCTGCTGATCCGGAACTGGACCAGACTTCCGAGCGTCAAAAACTCATCGGTCTGGGCAAACGGTCCATCAGCAAAAGCTACTACCCGGAACTCAAGACCCGTCTTGACGAATTGGAGCAATTCCGTGCCCTGCTGGATAGGGTGAATGATGCCATCTTCGTGGTGGACCCGGACACGGGTATGATACTCGACACGTCAGGATCGACTCACACCCTGCTCAATTGCAGTCTGCAAAAAATCAAAGGCTCCCTGTTCAAGAACATCCTGCCGCAACATATCCGGCGGTATGCCGACAACCTCTTCAACAACGAGACCAAGACGACTCGTCTGGAAACCGAATTCCGCTGTCCCGAAACAAAAGACTCTCCCTCGGTGCCCGTGGAAATGACCCTGCAGCTGGTCTCCCTCGGAGACACGCGCCGGGCAATCATCGTTGCCAGGGACATCAGCGAAAGGAAACGCAACGAACGAGCGCTCAAGCAAAGTCACGACCTCCTTGAAATCCGGGTACAGGAAAGAACTAAGGAGCTTGATCAAGCCAACAAGGCCAAATCCGATTTCCTTTCCACCGTATCCCACGAACTGCGCACCCCGCTCACGGCGGTCCTCGGTTTCACCAAGATCATCCGCAAGAAAATGATCGACTCGATCCTGCCTGCCCTGGCGCATACCGAAGGCCCACGGCTGCAACGGGAAGCGGAACAGATCATGAAAAACATCGATATCATCACCAGCGAGGGCAACAGGTTGACCTCACTCATCGACAACGTTCTCGACCTGGCCAAAATGGAAGCGCAAAAGGTTTCATACAATCTGACCCCACTCCAGCCGGAAGAATTCATCCAGAGGTCGGTGGATGCCATATCCTCCCTGTTCGACGGGACCAACCTGGTGCTCCTGCTCGAAATCGAACCGGACCTTCCCAGGGTCATGGGGGACCTGGACAGGCTGATCCAGGTTATGGTCAACCTTTTTTCCAACGGGGTGAAGTTCACCTCGGAAGGCACGATAACCTGCAGCGCCCGACGCGTGGGCGACAACGTGCGCATCAGCGTTTCGGACACCGGCATAGGAATCCCGGCAGACCTGCTGGAAACCGTTTTCGAAGAGTTCTCTCAAGTGGGAGGAAATAAGTCCGACCGGCCCAGAGGGACCGGTCTCGGCCTGCCCATCTGCCGTCATATCATTGAGAAACACGGAGGCCATATCTGGGCCGAAAGCCACATCCGCAAGGGAAGCGAATTCGCCTTCACCCTACCCGCCATGAAGGAAAGCCCCTGACGAGAAGGTGTTCCGCCCTTATGGTGAAATGCGGCTAGAAACGGAACAGGTACCGTTTTGCGATGGTATTGTAGGTTCCGTCCCTGTGCATCTGATCCAAAGCCTGCTCGATTTTTTGGATGACCATGTCCTTGTCCTCAAGGCTTGATGACCGGGAAAGGACAGCATAGGAAGGCTGTCCGCTCACAATCTTCCTTGGAAGATACACGATGGAACTGGTCATGCCCATGGTCGTGAGCCGGTTATAGGTCACATCGATATTGCCGGCAAAGGCGTCGATAGTGCCGTTCAGCAACCCCTTCATGGCCTCCCGGTGATCCTGGAACTCCACCACCTTCATTTTCCCGGCACTGCGGGCTGCTTCGAACTCCGGGCCCAGGTTCACACCAACAATCTGACCAAGGGTCTTTCCGGCCAGATCGTCATATGACTCAAAGGGAAACCGACCGCCGGCCAGGGTGAAGAGGACATAATCGCTGAAATGCACCGGCACCGCATCCATGAACATGGCGAATTGTTCCCGTTCAGGGGTTCTGAAAAGCGAAGTCGCTCCATCGCACCGCCCCTGCCGGACCATCTCGATGAGCGTTGCCCATTCCTGGGGTTGCACGGTCAACTCCAGTCCGGCCCGGCGGGCTGCCTCGGCAAGGACTTCCACGTCGATGCCGGTTGCACGGCCGCCGTCGGCAACCATGGAATACGGCGCAAAATCCATATCTGAAACGAACAGCAACGGCCCCTCGGCCCGGACAGGACTTGAAAACAGAACCAAAACACTCAAAATGGAAAGAATCGTCGTTTTCATGAGGCGTCTCCTGATGGGTGTGGATTATTTCATCATACTCATTTCCATAGTCATAGACAAGGAATCATGGACAATTCCTTGTTTGCCGTGATAAATTTGATACGACTAAAGACTCTCCACACCGCCCCCGGCTGAAAAAGGAATCCACTTTGAGACTGTCCCGTGTGCTGATCATCGATAACGACACCTCGTTCAGGGTACGGGCGGCCGACTATCTCGGGGAAAAGGGCTATGCACCTCTTCAAGCCGAAGACAACTCCACGGCCATAGATCTCTTCCTGAGCGAAAAGCCCGATGCCGTCCTGCTCGATCCCCGGCTCCCCGACACTGACGGCCTCTCTGTCCTGGCAGAACTGGTGAAGTTGTCTCCCGACACCCCCGTCATCATCATTTCCGACAACGCCCGGACAAAGGACATTCTCAAGGCCATCCAGCGAGGTGCCTGGGACTGCGTGAGCAAAGGAAAAACCGTGCTGGCCGACATGACCTTGGCACTCGCCAAGAGCCTTGAAAGAGCCGCCTTTACCGGCACACAAGCAAGAAAACCAGCCAGGGAATCCTCGGATCAACGCTGCGCCGAAGAGGCGTTCGGAAACCGGTTTTCTCTCCTTGAGACCGTGATCAACGCGGTGCCAAGCCATGTTTTCTTCAAAGACAACGAAGGCAGATTGCTGGGCGGCAACCAATCTTTCGCGAAATTCATCGGCCTGGACAGGGCCGCGTTCCTCGGAAAACGGATTGAAGATCTCCCCATTGCTGACATGGTCTCTTCCCTCCTGAACAAAAACGACGAACTGCTGGAGCGGAGCAGCTTCCAGGAGTACGAGTGCCCCGCCATGCTCAACGGATGCGAACGGGTCATCATGGTCCGCAAGACCATGTTCCATGCCCCTGACGGCAGGCCCGGCGGCATCCTGGGTGTGGCCACGGACATCACCCGCAATCTCGAAGCGGCAGAAGAACTGAAAAGAAGCGAACAGCGATACCGCAGCGTCTTTGAAGCCACGGGCACGGCCACCATCATCGTGGATGAAGACACCATCATTTCCAAGGTCAACAAAAAGTTTTCCGAATTGCTTGAATATGACGTCAAGGACGTGGAGGGCAGAATATCCTGGACCGATCTCGTCTCCAGAGAAGACCTGCCCCGCATGATCAAATATCACCGTAATCGCCGCGCTGTCGGCAAACAGGCTCCGGCTGCCTATGAATGTCGCTTCGTTTCCCGTACCGGCAAGATTCGTCATATTCACATCCAGGTTGACATGTTGCCCCACAGCACGCAGTCCATCGCGTCCATGATCGACATCACTGAACGCAAGCTCTATGAAGACCGGCTCAAGCAGACCCTGGACCAAATGCAGGCCATTCAGCAAAACGCCCGGGTGGGCATGGTCCTGGTCACCGAAGACACTATCCAGCATATCAACACCTATGGTGCCGAGATTCTGGGACGAACCAAGGAGTCTCTCATCGGAACCGACGGATCCTCGATCCTGCCGTCCAAAAGACAATACCAAAGCATACGCCGACGCAGCCTGTACGAAATCTCGGTCAGGGGAGAGCACCAGACGGAGTTGCAGCTTCAACGCCCGGACGGCTCCCTGGTCCGGCTGAATCTCTTTGCCAAGCCCATGGACAGAGACGATGTCGAAAAAGGCGTCATCTGGACCTTCACGGACGTGACCCTGCGCCGACACAACGAAACGGTCAAAACCCTCCTCTACCGCATATCCAACATGGTCAGCATCACCTCGGACCTGGATGAACTCTACGGCCGCATACACACCTTGCTCACCGAATACATCGAGGCCAAGAACTTCTTCATCGGCCTGTTGGACAAAGACAAGTCCCGCCTCAAATTTACCTATTTCGAAGACGAAAAGGACAACCTGAAGGGGCACTTCTTCGATATCAAAGACAACGGCACGCCCAGTCTGTCGGTGCAAGTCATCCGATCCGGGAAACCATGGCTGGTTGTCCAGCGGGAACTGACCAGGGAGGAATCGGAAGCCACACACGTCACCTATATGAAGAGAGGTGATTTCCTGAATATGATTTCTGCCGACGAAAGCGCCATGTTCGGATCAGCTTCACAGATATGGCTCGGCATCCCGCTCAAGATCAAAGGGGAGGTGGTCGGAGTCATGGCCGTCCAATCCTACACCAACCCGTATCAATATTCGGGCAGGGACATGGACATGCTCATTTCGGTGTCCGAGCAGATCGCCCTGGCCATCGAACGCAAGAGTATCGAACAGGACTTACGCCGGGCCAAGGAGCAGGCCGAAGCAGCCAACCGGACCAAAAACGAATTCCTGGCAAACATGAGCCATGAAATCAGAACGCCCATGAACGGCGTACTCGGAATGCTCCAACTCCTTCAGCGGTTCGAGATGAACGAGGAACAGACCGACTACGTAGAAACCGCTCTGGCCTCGGGCAGAACCCTGCTCGCCATCATCAATGACATCCTGGATTTTTCCAAGATAGAGGCGGGAAAAATGGAGGTGGTGATCGAACCCTTCACGCCCAAAGGCCTTGTCCAAGACATACTCCAGGGCTTCAAATGCCAAGCCCAGGGCAAGGGATTGATTCTGTCCAGCGAGATCGACGAGGATGTCCCTTACCTGCTCATAGGCGGCAAGAGTCGGCTCAAGCAAATCCTTTTCAACCTGGTAGGCAATGGCGTCAAGTTCACTGATTCCGGCCGGGTAACCGTGCGAATCCAGACCATTCGGAGGGATATGCCGCAGGGCATGATCAGGCTCCTCTTCTCCGTGGAGGATACCGGCATCGGCATTCCGGACCACATGATCAACAAGGTCTTTGAACCCTTCACGCAGGTTGACGGCTCGTACGTCCGGCAACACCAGGGAACCGGGCTGGGGCTGGGTATCGTCAAGCGACTGGCCGAACTCCTGGGCGGACTGCTGTCCATTGAAAGCTCCGCGGGGGAAGGTACAACCGTCCATATGGCGCTGGACCTCCAAATGGATGCCGCACACACAGAGACAAAGCAGGGCAAAACGGCCAAGACCCGGTCCGCACGAAGCGGGCTCAGTCTCCTGGTGGTCGAAGACAACCGCATCAACCGACACATGGTGACCAGGATGCTCGGCAAACTTGGGCATATGACAGCCTCTGCCTGCAATGGAAAAGAAGCCCTCAGCCTGTTGGAAACACACTCCTTTGACGCAGTATTCATGGATATCCAGATGCCCGACATGAACGGAGTCGAGGCCACCACCATCATCCGCGATTCAGGGCCTGAATCTTCCATCAATCCCTATGTGCCCATCATCGCCATGACCGCCCACGTCATGGTCGGTGACAGGGAAACGTTCCTGAACAGCGGCATGACCGAATACATTGCGAAACCGATCGACATGACCGAAGTGGAAAATGTGCTGGAAAGGCTCTTCCCGGCCTAAAAATCGTTATAATCCCACATCTGCCCAGTCCGCTCCCGACAACAATCTGAAGCTTTTTATGAAATCCTCTAGATGTTATCCCAACTTTTGCTAGCAATTCATGCTCTACCATTATATGTGAATGGGAAATGGGTACGATTACTCGAGCCGCTCGGCCGGTATCCTACTTCCCCGTATCGCCGGTCATGCTTTTCCCGGAGGCTTTGAGGGATTTTTCCGTCTACATCTGGAAGGACGGAGACTTTGTTTTGTACACTCCCTCCGGCCAGACATTCACCTCCCGGCACAGACAGATACTGCACCAAAAAAAAATCACGGAAGTCTACATCCGCGGCTCCGAAAAAGCACAATACGAAAAGTACATCGAACGCAACCTGGGCAGCATTCTCCTTGACGAATCCCTGCCCATCGAAAACCGTTCCAAGGTGTTCTACGAAGCGTCCTCGCTGGTCATGCAGGACATTTTCGACCGAAAGCTCCCCAGCTCCCTCAGGGCACGCCATTTCGACCAGCTTTCGGATATCGTCAAGAATTCCATCAAATTCCTCGCCACTGACAACTCCCTGTCCGCCGTGGCCCCGTTCATCTCCCACGACTACAAGACCTACACCCACTGCATGCACGTGTTCGTCTACTCGGTCGCCGTGTTCCGCTCCTATGAAATGACCGAAAGCGAGATCTTCGAATACGCCCTGGGCGCGCTGCTGCACGACGTGGGCAAGGCCAAGATCCCCAAACGCATCCTGAACAAACGCGGCCCCCTGACCCAGGCAGAACGCGAAATCATCAAGGAACATCCGGTCCACGGCGTGTCCATGTGCGCACACCTGCCCATGACCCAGAACACCATCAACTGCATCCTTTTTCACCATGAGAAACTGGATGGCAGCGGCTACCCGTCGGGCATCAAAAGAGACAACGTGCCTCTGCCCGTCCGCATCGTTTCACTCTCGGACATCTACGATGCCCTGACCACCGACCGCCCGTATGCCGAAGCCATGCAACCCTACGAAGCCCTCTCGCTCATCCGCAACGACCTGCGCGAAAACGTGGACATGAACGTGTTCAAGCGGTTCGTGGCAATACTCAGCGGTGCTGA
The Pseudodesulfovibrio sp. S3 genome window above contains:
- a CDS encoding response regulator, which codes for MRLSRVLIIDNDTSFRVRAADYLGEKGYAPLQAEDNSTAIDLFLSEKPDAVLLDPRLPDTDGLSVLAELVKLSPDTPVIIISDNARTKDILKAIQRGAWDCVSKGKTVLADMTLALAKSLERAAFTGTQARKPARESSDQRCAEEAFGNRFSLLETVINAVPSHVFFKDNEGRLLGGNQSFAKFIGLDRAAFLGKRIEDLPIADMVSSLLNKNDELLERSSFQEYECPAMLNGCERVIMVRKTMFHAPDGRPGGILGVATDITRNLEAAEELKRSEQRYRSVFEATGTATIIVDEDTIISKVNKKFSELLEYDVKDVEGRISWTDLVSREDLPRMIKYHRNRRAVGKQAPAAYECRFVSRTGKIRHIHIQVDMLPHSTQSIASMIDITERKLYEDRLKQTLDQMQAIQQNARVGMVLVTEDTIQHINTYGAEILGRTKESLIGTDGSSILPSKRQYQSIRRRSLYEISVRGEHQTELQLQRPDGSLVRLNLFAKPMDRDDVEKGVIWTFTDVTLRRHNETVKTLLYRISNMVSITSDLDELYGRIHTLLTEYIEAKNFFIGLLDKDKSRLKFTYFEDEKDNLKGHFFDIKDNGTPSLSVQVIRSGKPWLVVQRELTREESEATHVTYMKRGDFLNMISADESAMFGSASQIWLGIPLKIKGEVVGVMAVQSYTNPYQYSGRDMDMLISVSEQIALAIERKSIEQDLRRAKEQAEAANRTKNEFLANMSHEIRTPMNGVLGMLQLLQRFEMNEEQTDYVETALASGRTLLAIINDILDFSKIEAGKMEVVIEPFTPKGLVQDILQGFKCQAQGKGLILSSEIDEDVPYLLIGGKSRLKQILFNLVGNGVKFTDSGRVTVRIQTIRRDMPQGMIRLLFSVEDTGIGIPDHMINKVFEPFTQVDGSYVRQHQGTGLGLGIVKRLAELLGGLLSIESSAGEGTTVHMALDLQMDAAHTETKQGKTAKTRSARSGLSLLVVEDNRINRHMVTRMLGKLGHMTASACNGKEALSLLETHSFDAVFMDIQMPDMNGVEATTIIRDSGPESSINPYVPIIAMTAHVMVGDRETFLNSGMTEYIAKPIDMTEVENVLERLFPA
- a CDS encoding PAS domain-containing sensor histidine kinase, whose product is MNSSNYSDKPADPELDQTSERQKLIGLGKRSISKSYYPELKTRLDELEQFRALLDRVNDAIFVVDPDTGMILDTSGSTHTLLNCSLQKIKGSLFKNILPQHIRRYADNLFNNETKTTRLETEFRCPETKDSPSVPVEMTLQLVSLGDTRRAIIVARDISERKRNERALKQSHDLLEIRVQERTKELDQANKAKSDFLSTVSHELRTPLTAVLGFTKIIRKKMIDSILPALAHTEGPRLQREAEQIMKNIDIITSEGNRLTSLIDNVLDLAKMEAQKVSYNLTPLQPEEFIQRSVDAISSLFDGTNLVLLLEIEPDLPRVMGDLDRLIQVMVNLFSNGVKFTSEGTITCSARRVGDNVRISVSDTGIGIPADLLETVFEEFSQVGGNKSDRPRGTGLGLPICRHIIEKHGGHIWAESHIRKGSEFAFTLPAMKESP
- a CDS encoding transporter substrate-binding domain-containing protein, whose translation is MKTTILSILSVLVLFSSPVRAEGPLLFVSDMDFAPYSMVADGGRATGIDVEVLAEAARRAGLELTVQPQEWATLIEMVRQGRCDGATSLFRTPEREQFAMFMDAVPVHFSDYVLFTLAGGRFPFESYDDLAGKTLGQIVGVNLGPEFEAARSAGKMKVVEFQDHREAMKGLLNGTIDAFAGNIDVTYNRLTTMGMTSSIVYLPRKIVSGQPSYAVLSRSSSLEDKDMVIQKIEQALDQMHRDGTYNTIAKRYLFRF
- a CDS encoding HD domain-containing phosphohydrolase: MGTITRAARPVSYFPVSPVMLFPEALRDFSVYIWKDGDFVLYTPSGQTFTSRHRQILHQKKITEVYIRGSEKAQYEKYIERNLGSILLDESLPIENRSKVFYEASSLVMQDIFDRKLPSSLRARHFDQLSDIVKNSIKFLATDNSLSAVAPFISHDYKTYTHCMHVFVYSVAVFRSYEMTESEIFEYALGALLHDVGKAKIPKRILNKRGPLTQAEREIIKEHPVHGVSMCAHLPMTQNTINCILFHHEKLDGSGYPSGIKRDNVPLPVRIVSLSDIYDALTTDRPYAEAMQPYEALSLIRNDLRENVDMNVFKRFVAILSGADIL